Proteins from a genomic interval of Diaphorobacter sp. HDW4A:
- the rbbA gene encoding ribosome-associated ATPase/putative transporter RbbA produces the protein MACVAKVRDVSLHYGKTQALRHLSLHLRAGCMIGLIGPDGVGKSSLLSLLAGARAVQSGSVTVLGGDMRSKAHRDAVCPRIAYMPQGLGKNLYPTLSVEENLQFFGRLFGHDEAERRARIDDLTQSTGLQKFLARPAGKLSGGMKQKLALCCALIHDPDLLILDEPTTGVDPLARAQFWDLINRIRSTRPHMSVVVATAYMDEAQRFDWLAAMDDGEILATGTPAELLARTQSTSLETAFIALLPDEKKRDHRAVVIPPLASEDGDIAIEAQDLTMRFGDFTAVDHVNFRIRRGEIFGFLGSNGCGKSTTMKMLTGLLPASDGRAWLFGNEVNPHDIATRRRVGYMSQAFSLYGELTVVQNLVLHAQLFHVPKAEVPARVAEMLARFGLENDRDALPAALPLGKRQRLSLAVAMVHQPELLILDEPTSGVDPVARDQFWSLLVELSRRDRVTIFISTHFMNEAERCDRMSMMHAGKVLDSDTPAALVAKRGAASLEEAFIGYLVEASGEAAPSLASAASTPSTAPSISPTSHAKPQGFSLQRLWSYLWREALELQRDPVRATLALVGSLVLMIVMGYGISMDVENLRFAVLDRDQSTLSQSYTQSLSGSRYFVEHAPLSDYSELDRRMRSGELSLAIEIPPGFGRHVLSGRDVSVGAWFDGAMPTRGETVKGYVQGIHQHWLAEQARERLGQTVSSQVDVETRFRYNPDVKSLPAMVPAIMPLLLMMLPAMLTALAVVREKELGSIVNLYVTPVTRTEFLLGKQLPYVALAMLNFFLMSAMSVFMFGVPVKGNYLLLIFAAFLFSIITTGMGLLASSVTKSQIAAMFFALLGTLIPATQFAGLTDPVSSLEGAGRWIGEIYPATYMFSISRGVFNKALGVHDLGAALLPLVIAIPVIMGIAIWALPKQER, from the coding sequence ATGGCCTGCGTCGCCAAGGTGCGCGATGTGAGCCTGCACTACGGCAAGACGCAGGCGCTGCGCCATCTGAGCTTGCATCTGCGCGCCGGTTGCATGATCGGCCTGATCGGGCCCGACGGCGTGGGCAAGTCCAGCCTGCTCTCGCTGCTGGCGGGCGCGCGCGCCGTGCAGTCGGGCAGCGTGACGGTACTCGGTGGCGACATGCGCAGCAAGGCGCACCGCGACGCGGTCTGCCCACGCATCGCCTACATGCCCCAGGGCCTCGGCAAGAATCTCTATCCGACGCTGTCAGTTGAGGAAAACCTGCAGTTCTTCGGCCGCCTGTTCGGCCATGACGAGGCCGAGCGCCGCGCGCGCATCGACGATCTCACGCAGAGCACCGGGCTGCAGAAGTTTCTTGCACGCCCTGCTGGCAAGCTCTCGGGCGGCATGAAGCAGAAGCTCGCGCTGTGCTGCGCGCTGATCCACGACCCCGATCTGCTGATCCTCGACGAGCCCACGACCGGCGTCGATCCGCTCGCACGCGCGCAGTTCTGGGATCTGATCAACCGCATCCGCAGCACCCGCCCACACATGAGCGTGGTGGTCGCGACCGCCTACATGGATGAGGCTCAGCGCTTCGACTGGCTCGCGGCCATGGACGACGGCGAGATTCTCGCGACCGGCACGCCCGCCGAGCTGCTTGCACGCACACAATCCACGTCGCTGGAAACTGCCTTCATCGCCCTGCTGCCCGACGAAAAGAAACGCGACCACCGGGCCGTGGTGATCCCGCCGCTTGCAAGCGAAGACGGCGACATCGCCATCGAGGCACAGGACCTGACGATGCGCTTTGGCGACTTCACCGCCGTCGATCATGTGAACTTCCGCATCCGGCGCGGCGAGATCTTCGGCTTTCTCGGCTCCAACGGCTGCGGCAAATCGACCACCATGAAGATGCTGACCGGCCTGCTGCCCGCAAGCGACGGCCGCGCCTGGCTGTTCGGCAACGAGGTCAACCCGCACGATATCGCCACGCGCCGCCGCGTGGGCTATATGTCGCAGGCGTTCTCGCTGTATGGCGAGTTGACCGTCGTGCAGAACCTCGTGCTGCACGCCCAGCTTTTCCATGTCCCCAAGGCCGAGGTGCCCGCGCGCGTGGCCGAGATGCTCGCGCGCTTCGGTCTCGAAAATGACCGCGACGCCCTGCCCGCCGCACTGCCGCTCGGCAAACGCCAGCGTCTGTCGCTCGCGGTGGCGATGGTGCACCAGCCCGAGCTGCTGATCCTCGACGAACCCACCTCAGGCGTGGATCCGGTCGCACGCGACCAGTTCTGGAGCCTGCTCGTCGAACTCTCGCGGCGCGATCGGGTGACCATCTTCATCTCGACCCATTTCATGAACGAGGCCGAGCGCTGCGACCGCATGTCGATGATGCATGCGGGCAAGGTGCTCGACAGTGACACGCCCGCCGCCCTCGTCGCCAAGCGCGGCGCGGCTTCGCTCGAAGAAGCCTTCATCGGCTATCTGGTGGAGGCCTCGGGCGAGGCGGCTCCTTCGCTGGCATCGGCAGCATCAACCCCATCGACAGCACCCTCCATCTCGCCAACCAGCCACGCCAAACCGCAGGGCTTCAGCCTGCAGCGGCTGTGGAGCTATCTCTGGCGCGAGGCGCTGGAGCTGCAGCGCGACCCGGTGCGCGCCACGCTCGCGCTCGTCGGCTCGCTAGTGCTGATGATCGTGATGGGCTACGGCATCAGCATGGACGTGGAGAATCTGCGCTTCGCCGTGCTCGACCGCGACCAGAGCACACTAAGCCAGAGCTACACGCAGAGCCTCTCGGGCTCGCGCTACTTCGTCGAACATGCGCCCCTTAGCGACTATTCCGAACTTGACCGGCGCATGCGCAGCGGCGAACTCTCGCTCGCCATAGAGATCCCGCCGGGCTTTGGTCGCCACGTGCTGAGCGGCCGGGACGTCTCCGTCGGCGCCTGGTTCGACGGCGCCATGCCGACACGCGGCGAAACCGTGAAGGGCTATGTGCAGGGCATACACCAGCACTGGCTCGCAGAACAGGCCCGCGAACGTCTCGGGCAGACCGTCAGCAGCCAGGTTGATGTGGAAACACGCTTTCGCTACAACCCCGACGTGAAAAGTCTGCCTGCCATGGTGCCGGCCATCATGCCGCTCTTGCTCATGATGCTGCCCGCGATGCTCACCGCGCTTGCGGTGGTGCGCGAGAAGGAACTCGGCTCCATCGTGAATCTCTATGTCACCCCCGTCACGCGCACCGAGTTTCTGCTCGGCAAACAGCTGCCTTATGTGGCGCTCGCGATGCTGAACTTCTTTCTGATGAGTGCCATGTCGGTGTTCATGTTCGGTGTGCCGGTCAAGGGCAACTACCTGCTGCTGATCTTCGCGGCGTTCCTGTTCAGCATCATCACCACCGGCATGGGGCTGCTCGCGTCGTCAGTCACCAAGAGCCAGATCGCGGCGATGTTCTTCGCGCTGCTCGGCACGCTGATTCCGGCCACGCAGTTCGCGGGCCTGACCGATCCGGTGTCATCGCTCGAGGGCGCGGGCCGCTGGATTGGCGAGATCTACCCCGCCACCTACATGTTCTCGATCAGCCGCGGCGTCTTCAACAAGGCACTCGGCGTACACGATCTCGGCGCGGCCTTGCTGCCGCTGGTCATCGCGATTCCGGTGATCATGGGCATCGCTATATGGGCTCTGCCCAAACAGGAGCGCTGA